One Microthrixaceae bacterium genomic region harbors:
- a CDS encoding oxygenase MpaB family protein, with translation MSVIHPRNFNDVISGVALAAGAANVIMQLSMPGIGHGVAESKVDSGNVTKHPFKRMRTTFTYLAVAAYGSDTEKLAYRKAVNAAHRQVRSTEDSPVDYNAFDTGLQLWVAACLYKGSEDVHNALYPRARYRGQNGLYEMSRVLGTTLQMREEQWPKTRDDFQTYWDEQLTKVHIDDRVREYLMQLVDLTMLPAPIAFATRPFHRFLTTGFLEPAFRKQMHLSWSRADQRAFDLLFSSIGMFNRHLPTPVRAFPLNAYLYDFRQRVRSGKALV, from the coding sequence GTGTCGGTCATCCACCCCCGCAATTTCAATGACGTCATCTCCGGTGTCGCACTCGCCGCCGGTGCGGCGAACGTCATCATGCAACTGTCGATGCCCGGCATCGGCCACGGCGTCGCCGAGAGCAAGGTCGACTCGGGCAATGTCACCAAGCATCCGTTCAAACGGATGCGCACGACGTTCACCTACCTGGCGGTCGCCGCCTACGGCTCCGACACCGAGAAGCTGGCGTACCGAAAGGCGGTGAATGCCGCACACCGCCAGGTGCGGTCGACCGAGGACAGCCCCGTCGACTACAACGCCTTCGATACCGGGCTGCAGTTGTGGGTGGCGGCCTGCCTCTACAAGGGTTCCGAGGACGTGCACAATGCGCTCTATCCAAGGGCCCGCTACCGCGGCCAGAACGGCCTCTACGAAATGAGTCGGGTGCTCGGCACCACCCTGCAGATGCGCGAGGAACAGTGGCCGAAGACCCGCGACGACTTTCAGACCTACTGGGACGAACAGCTCACCAAGGTGCACATCGACGACCGCGTCCGCGAGTACCTGATGCAACTCGTCGACCTCACGATGCTGCCCGCACCCATCGCGTTCGCCACTCGGCCGTTCCACAGGTTCCTGACCACCGGATTCCTCGAACCCGCGTTCCGCAAACAGATGCACCTGTCATGGTCGCGTGCCGATCAACGGGCTTTCGACCTGCTGTTTTCCTCGATCGGGATGTTCAACCGCCACCTC